The following coding sequences lie in one Streptomyces sp. NBC_00510 genomic window:
- a CDS encoding amidinotransferase, with translation MPENRVARPRRYLVCPPEYFDVRYAINPWMREGVRVDTALAREQWAALVRTYREHGHTVESVGPVAGLPDMVFAANSALVVEGRVFGSSFHAPERRPEADEYAAWFKAAGFEVHRPESVCEGEGDLVPVGGFVLAGTGFRTVRAAHHEVQEFFGVPTIGLQLTDPRFYHLDTALFVLDDGAGGGEANIAYHPEAFSPGSREVLRRMFPDAVVVTADDALAFGLNSVSDGRHVFVAPAATGLVEQLAGRGYVPVPVDLTEFHKAGGGIKCCTQELRPAV, from the coding sequence GTGCCCGAGAACCGTGTGGCCCGCCCCCGGCGTTATCTGGTCTGCCCGCCCGAGTACTTCGACGTGCGCTACGCGATCAACCCTTGGATGCGGGAGGGCGTGCGGGTCGACACCGCGCTCGCCCGGGAGCAGTGGGCCGCGCTGGTGCGGACCTACCGGGAGCACGGCCACACGGTGGAGTCCGTCGGGCCGGTCGCGGGGCTGCCCGACATGGTGTTCGCCGCCAACTCGGCGCTGGTGGTGGAGGGGCGGGTGTTCGGCTCGTCGTTCCACGCGCCCGAACGGCGCCCGGAGGCCGACGAGTACGCGGCCTGGTTCAAGGCAGCGGGTTTCGAGGTGCACCGCCCGGAGTCGGTCTGCGAGGGCGAGGGCGACCTGGTGCCGGTCGGCGGGTTCGTCCTGGCGGGTACGGGCTTCCGCACCGTCCGGGCGGCGCACCACGAGGTGCAGGAGTTCTTCGGCGTGCCGACGATCGGCCTGCAGTTGACGGACCCGCGCTTCTACCACCTGGACACCGCGCTGTTCGTCCTGGACGACGGGGCCGGCGGCGGCGAGGCGAACATCGCGTACCACCCGGAGGCCTTCTCCCCCGGCAGCCGTGAGGTGCTGCGCCGGATGTTCCCGGACGCGGTCGTCGTCACCGCGGACGACGCGCTGGCGTTCGGCCTCAACTCGGTGTCGGACGGGCGGCACGTGTTCGTGGCGCCCGCGGCGACGGGGCTGGTCGAGCAGCTCGCCGGGCGGGGCTACGTGCCCGTCCCCGTCGACCTCACGGAGTTCCACAAGGCCGGCGGGGGCATCAAGTGCTGCACGCAGGAGCTCCGCCCGGCGGTCTGA
- a CDS encoding 2OG-Fe(II) oxygenase, with amino-acid sequence MTTTAAAPPTTPLPERVDAEDWPALTAGLDAHGGALTARPVLSPAECRAVAALYDEPVRFRSTVDMARHRFGSGQYRYFAYPVPEPVRALRAAFYPRLLPIARDWAARLRQPAPWPDTLDAWLAMCHAAGQTRPTPILLRYGAGDWNALHRDLYGDLVFPLQVVIGLDAPGEDYAGGEFLMTEQRPRAQTRGSSTTLPQGHALVFTTRDRPVRSARGWSAGPMRHGVSTVRAGRRHTLGLVFHDAT; translated from the coding sequence ATGACCACCACCGCCGCCGCACCGCCCACGACACCCCTGCCCGAGCGGGTCGACGCCGAGGACTGGCCCGCGCTCACCGCCGGACTCGACGCCCACGGGGGCGCCCTGACGGCCCGTCCGGTCCTCTCCCCCGCAGAGTGCCGGGCCGTCGCCGCGCTCTACGACGAGCCCGTGCGGTTCCGCTCGACCGTCGACATGGCACGGCACCGCTTCGGCTCGGGCCAGTACCGCTACTTCGCGTACCCCGTCCCGGAGCCGGTGCGGGCCCTGAGGGCGGCCTTCTACCCGCGGCTGCTGCCGATCGCCCGCGACTGGGCGGCCCGGCTCCGGCAGCCCGCGCCCTGGCCGGACACCCTCGACGCGTGGCTGGCCATGTGCCACGCCGCCGGCCAGACGCGGCCGACCCCGATCCTGCTGCGCTACGGCGCGGGCGACTGGAACGCGCTCCACCGCGACCTGTACGGGGACCTCGTCTTCCCGCTCCAGGTCGTGATCGGGCTCGACGCCCCCGGCGAGGACTACGCCGGCGGCGAGTTCCTGATGACGGAGCAGCGGCCGCGGGCGCAGACCCGGGGCTCGTCCACCACCCTGCCCCAGGGCCACGCGCTGGTCTTCACCACCCGCGACCGGCCCGTACGCTCGGCCCGCGGCTGGTCCGCCGGCCCGATGCGGCACGGGGTGAGCACCGTGCGCGCCGGCCGCCGCCACACCCTGGGCCTGGTCTTCCACGACGCGACGTGA
- a CDS encoding MFS transporter: protein MTSTSAAAAKDVTVGATTAGTTARTPDPGESRKRWIGFVVASLGQMAMFVNITQTVAVLAPLQQDLRVSGAAFVWIAGIYSMMVASFVLAAGTVGDRFGRRRVFALGMLLLGAGSLVTSLASGAAGVIAGQALMGLGGAAILPNSLSLVTHMFAEPHARTRAVGIWVAVSGIGLAFGPVAAGLILEHWSWHAVFLVNVVLAVLVLVLTPRFVTESRQAGRHLDPPGLVLAVASIGALNYGLIEGGHTGFGTAKAITAFAVAAAALVAFVVHEARTRTPMLKLGLFRGRSFATANVVAMIAQYAFVATAFAQVLYFERIRHESILDAGLLLLPIMGSYVLVSYVAAGIARRIGFKATLGAGAALAAAGALLMTAQTPTASIPVLAVLMAMFGAGAGLVLPPSTAVAVISVPHTDGGMASGTVNLFRQVGGTLGATVTGTVLTSGLASRLPGELADRGVPSGLAEQVTQAVGTGAQGSTLPAALRDTVTSAVGDAFTGALHLAVLIPGVGLAVAAVAALALIANRPAPQAH, encoded by the coding sequence ATGACGAGCACGAGCGCCGCCGCGGCCAAGGACGTGACCGTGGGTGCGACCACAGCAGGGACCACCGCGAGGACACCGGACCCGGGGGAGTCGAGGAAGCGCTGGATCGGCTTCGTCGTCGCGAGCCTCGGCCAGATGGCGATGTTCGTGAACATCACCCAGACCGTCGCGGTCCTCGCCCCGCTCCAACAGGACCTTCGAGTGTCGGGTGCGGCGTTCGTGTGGATCGCCGGCATCTACTCGATGATGGTCGCCAGCTTCGTGCTCGCCGCCGGCACCGTCGGCGACCGCTTCGGCCGTCGCCGCGTGTTCGCCCTCGGCATGCTGCTGCTCGGCGCGGGCAGCCTGGTCACCTCGCTGGCCTCCGGCGCCGCAGGCGTCATCGCCGGCCAGGCCCTCATGGGCCTCGGTGGCGCCGCGATCCTGCCGAACAGCCTGTCCCTTGTGACGCACATGTTCGCCGAGCCGCACGCCCGCACCCGGGCCGTCGGCATCTGGGTCGCCGTCTCCGGCATCGGCCTCGCCTTCGGCCCCGTGGCCGCCGGGCTGATCCTGGAGCACTGGTCCTGGCACGCGGTGTTCCTGGTCAACGTGGTCCTCGCCGTCCTGGTGCTGGTCCTCACGCCCCGATTCGTCACCGAGAGCCGGCAGGCCGGACGCCACCTCGACCCGCCGGGCCTGGTGCTCGCGGTCGCGTCCATCGGCGCGCTGAACTACGGCCTGATCGAGGGCGGCCACACCGGCTTCGGCACGGCCAAGGCGATCACGGCCTTCGCCGTCGCGGCCGCGGCGCTCGTCGCCTTCGTCGTGCACGAGGCGCGCACCCGTACGCCCATGCTGAAGCTCGGGCTCTTCCGCGGCCGCTCCTTCGCCACGGCCAACGTCGTCGCGATGATCGCCCAGTACGCCTTCGTGGCCACCGCCTTCGCGCAGGTGCTGTACTTCGAGCGGATCCGGCACGAGTCCATCCTCGACGCGGGACTCCTGCTGCTGCCGATCATGGGTTCCTACGTGCTGGTCAGCTACGTCGCCGCGGGGATCGCGCGCCGGATCGGCTTCAAGGCCACCCTCGGCGCGGGAGCGGCGCTCGCCGCGGCCGGGGCGCTGCTGATGACCGCCCAGACCCCCACCGCGTCCATACCCGTGCTCGCGGTGCTGATGGCGATGTTCGGGGCCGGTGCGGGCCTGGTCCTGCCGCCGAGCACGGCCGTGGCCGTCATCAGCGTGCCGCACACCGACGGCGGCATGGCCAGCGGCACCGTCAACCTCTTCCGTCAGGTCGGCGGCACGCTCGGGGCGACCGTCACGGGCACCGTGCTGACCAGCGGCCTCGCTTCCCGGCTGCCCGGCGAACTCGCCGACCGGGGCGTCCCGTCCGGCCTCGCCGAGCAGGTGACCCAGGCCGTCGGCACCGGAGCCCAGGGCTCCACGCTGCCGGCGGCGCTCCGCGACACCGTCACCTCGGCCGTCGGCGACGCCTTCACCGGAGCCCTGCACCTGGCCGTGCTCATCCCGGGCGTCGGCCTGGCGGTCGCCGCCGTCGCGGCCCTCGCGCTCATCGCCAACCGTCCCGCCCCGCAGGCCCACTGA
- a CDS encoding ArsR family transcriptional regulator: protein MGWWLVDAETLVASRFVVSPLAEAVAALKLLDRGTAAHPGERAWLDAHLAAYRERLAADPVTGLLVRAALGRAWNADFLTPTPSGEGSPGFEEELTRIRETPPEAAREHLAVSLGGPLPGLLRRADLPERAADVVAWVWTHTVLPDWPRRRRVIEADIVARTAQLGRGGWAEALDDMRRGMRWLGEGRLQINTREYPPRDLSGARLMFVPVTPRTGWVSWDEHVRYAVVYPCSGALAEAGRQRVPEALGALLGPARAAVLMLLATPMSTTQLVALTGQGLGSVGRHLRVLLDARLVRRRRAGRSVLYYRTETGDALVAAQQDG, encoded by the coding sequence ATGGGCTGGTGGCTGGTCGACGCGGAGACGCTGGTGGCGAGCCGTTTCGTCGTCTCCCCGCTGGCCGAGGCCGTCGCGGCCCTGAAGCTGCTCGACCGGGGCACGGCCGCGCACCCCGGGGAGCGCGCCTGGCTGGACGCGCACCTGGCCGCGTACCGGGAGCGGCTGGCCGCCGACCCGGTGACCGGGCTGCTGGTGCGCGCCGCCCTGGGGCGCGCCTGGAACGCGGACTTCCTGACCCCCACGCCCAGCGGCGAGGGCAGCCCGGGCTTCGAGGAGGAGCTGACGCGGATCCGGGAGACCCCGCCGGAGGCCGCCCGTGAGCATCTGGCGGTGTCGCTGGGCGGACCGCTCCCCGGGCTGCTGCGCCGCGCGGACCTGCCGGAGCGTGCGGCGGACGTCGTCGCCTGGGTGTGGACGCACACGGTGCTGCCGGACTGGCCGCGCCGCCGGCGGGTCATCGAGGCCGACATCGTGGCGCGTACCGCCCAGTTGGGCCGGGGCGGCTGGGCGGAGGCGCTGGACGACATGCGCCGGGGGATGCGCTGGCTCGGTGAGGGCCGGTTGCAGATCAACACGCGGGAGTACCCGCCGCGCGACCTGTCCGGTGCCCGGCTCATGTTCGTGCCCGTCACCCCGCGCACCGGCTGGGTGTCCTGGGACGAGCACGTACGGTACGCGGTGGTGTACCCGTGCTCGGGGGCGCTGGCCGAGGCGGGGCGGCAGCGGGTCCCCGAGGCGCTGGGCGCGCTGCTCGGTCCGGCGCGCGCCGCGGTCCTGATGCTGCTCGCGACCCCGATGAGCACGACGCAACTGGTGGCCCTGACCGGCCAGGGGCTCGGCTCGGTGGGACGTCATCTGAGGGTTCTGCTCGACGCCCGTCTGGTGCGGCGGCGGCGCGCGGGGCGTTCCGTGCTCTACTACCGAACGGAGACCGGCGACGCCCTGGTCGCGGCCCAGCAGGACGGCTGA
- a CDS encoding methylated-DNA--[protein]-cysteine S-methyltransferase → MTVYMTLDSPLGELLLVGEESPTAKGGTALSSLSVPDQKGGVLAADLADGARADDAAFTEIARQLRAYFAGELTDFDIEFTTAGTTFQQQVWKALETIGYGTTLTYADVADAMGIPRTSSRAVGTAIGRNPLLVVRPCHRVLGAKGAITGYAGGVERKRLLLDLEAGHGTA, encoded by the coding sequence ATGACGGTCTACATGACGCTCGACAGCCCGCTGGGCGAACTGCTGCTGGTCGGCGAGGAGTCGCCCACCGCGAAGGGCGGCACCGCGCTCTCCTCGCTGTCCGTGCCGGACCAGAAGGGCGGCGTCCTCGCGGCGGACCTGGCGGACGGCGCGCGTGCCGACGACGCCGCGTTCACCGAGATCGCCCGCCAGCTGCGGGCGTACTTCGCCGGCGAACTGACCGACTTCGACATCGAGTTCACCACCGCCGGCACCACCTTCCAGCAGCAGGTGTGGAAGGCCTTGGAGACCATCGGCTACGGCACCACGCTGACCTACGCGGACGTCGCCGACGCGATGGGCATCCCCCGGACCTCGTCGCGCGCGGTCGGCACCGCGATCGGCCGCAATCCGCTGCTCGTCGTCCGTCCCTGCCACCGCGTGCTCGGCGCCAAGGGCGCGATCACCGGCTACGCGGGCGGGGTGGAGCGCAAGCGCCTGCTGCTGGACCTCGAGGCCGGGCACGGTACGGCGTGA
- a CDS encoding helix-turn-helix transcriptional regulator, with protein MEYLDQDVSNCSVGRAIGLVGDSWVLLVLREVTRGVRRFSDIQEHLGVSRSVLTDRLNGLVAQGLLEQRAYREPGARSRSEYVLTEKGRDLYPLITALRQWGDKYLADPEGPSLLTTHHDCGAPVRARLVCDEGHVIDAPEEVDRRPGPSARFRPTAGATA; from the coding sequence ATGGAATACCTCGACCAGGACGTCTCCAACTGCTCCGTCGGCCGTGCCATCGGCCTCGTGGGCGACTCCTGGGTGCTGCTGGTCCTTCGCGAGGTCACTCGCGGGGTCAGGCGCTTCAGCGACATCCAGGAGCACCTGGGCGTGTCCCGCTCGGTGCTGACCGACCGGCTGAACGGCCTGGTCGCCCAGGGGCTGCTCGAACAGCGCGCGTACCGGGAGCCCGGCGCCCGGAGCCGCTCCGAGTACGTGCTCACCGAGAAGGGCCGCGACCTGTACCCGCTGATCACCGCCCTGCGGCAGTGGGGCGACAAGTACCTCGCCGACCCCGAGGGGCCCTCCCTCCTGACCACCCACCACGACTGCGGCGCGCCCGTCCGGGCCCGGCTGGTCTGCGACGAGGGCCATGTGATCGACGCCCCGGAAGAGGTCGACCGCCGCCCCGGCCCCAGCGCCCGGTTCCGCCCCACCGCGGGCGCGACGGCCTGA
- a CDS encoding Lrp/AsnC family transcriptional regulator, which produces MVHRPVPFDELDRKIVAALIVNARTSFAEIGADIGLSATAVKRRVDRLRESGIITGFTATVRPAALGWRTEAYVEVYCEGAAPPRRLAEVVRNHPEITAAMTVTGGADALLHVRATDVEHFEEVLERIRTEPFIRKTISYMVLSHLLPESPEAGAGRSAAESATDLR; this is translated from the coding sequence ATGGTCCACAGACCCGTGCCGTTCGACGAACTCGACCGCAAGATCGTCGCGGCCCTGATCGTGAACGCCAGGACGAGCTTCGCGGAGATCGGCGCGGACATCGGCCTGTCGGCGACGGCCGTCAAGCGGCGGGTGGACCGGCTGCGCGAGTCCGGGATCATCACGGGTTTCACCGCCACCGTCCGGCCCGCCGCGCTGGGCTGGCGCACGGAGGCGTACGTGGAGGTGTACTGCGAGGGCGCGGCGCCGCCCCGGCGGCTGGCCGAGGTCGTCAGGAACCACCCGGAGATCACGGCGGCCATGACGGTGACGGGCGGCGCGGACGCCCTGCTGCACGTGCGGGCCACCGACGTCGAGCACTTCGAGGAGGTCCTGGAGCGGATCAGGACCGAGCCCTTCATCCGGAAGACGATCAGCTACATGGTGCTGTCGCACCTGCTGCCGGAGAGCCCGGAGGCGGGGGCGGGGCGGTCCGCCGCGGAAAGCGCAACGGACCTGCGCTGA
- a CDS encoding helix-turn-helix domain-containing protein, which translates to MTNDATDEDSRYEAVCSRDARFDGEFFFAVATTGIYCRPSCPAVTPKRRNVRFFRTAAAAQGSGFRACRRCRPDAVPGSAAWNARADVVGRAMRLIGDGVVDREGVAGLAARLGYSARQVQRQLNAEVGAGPIALARAQRAHTARILLQTTDMQAAEIAFAAGFASVRQFNDTVREVYALTPTALRQARPARHAAADAAAGVPLRLAYRGPYDTGQIFDYLAARAITGVEEVTGTRGRRVYRRTLRLPHGPAVAEVEEAAPGRGGDWLESRLHMTGLRDLTTGTQRVRRLFDLDADPYAVAERLSADPSLGALARARPGLRAPGAADPHELAVRAVLGQQVSVAAGRRLGAALVAAHGEPLAAPSGGLTHLFPDADALARASLEAVGMPEARRETLRGLARALAVGEVVLDPGADRDGAEKGLLALRGIGPWTAGYIRMRALGDPDVLLEGDVAVRAGAARAGVPLEDAEGWRPWRTYAMHLLWSAG; encoded by the coding sequence GTGACGAACGACGCGACCGACGAGGACAGCAGGTACGAGGCGGTGTGCAGCCGCGACGCGCGCTTCGACGGCGAGTTCTTCTTCGCGGTGGCGACGACGGGGATCTACTGCCGCCCCAGTTGCCCGGCGGTCACGCCCAAGCGGCGCAACGTCCGCTTCTTCCGAACGGCGGCGGCCGCCCAGGGGTCCGGTTTCCGCGCCTGCCGCAGGTGTCGTCCGGACGCGGTGCCGGGGTCCGCGGCGTGGAACGCGCGGGCCGACGTGGTGGGCCGTGCGATGCGGCTGATCGGCGACGGTGTCGTCGACCGGGAAGGCGTCGCCGGGCTGGCCGCACGGCTCGGCTACAGCGCCCGGCAGGTGCAACGGCAGCTCAACGCCGAGGTGGGGGCGGGTCCGATCGCCCTCGCGCGTGCGCAGCGGGCGCACACCGCCCGGATCCTGCTGCAGACCACGGACATGCAGGCCGCGGAGATCGCCTTCGCGGCCGGCTTCGCGAGCGTACGGCAGTTCAACGACACCGTCCGCGAGGTGTACGCGCTCACGCCGACCGCACTGCGGCAGGCGCGCCCCGCCCGGCACGCGGCCGCCGACGCCGCCGCCGGGGTGCCGCTGCGGCTGGCGTACCGGGGGCCGTACGACACCGGACAAATCTTCGACTACCTGGCGGCGCGCGCGATCACCGGCGTCGAGGAGGTCACGGGGACCCGCGGCCGGCGTGTCTACCGGCGCACCCTCCGACTGCCGCACGGGCCCGCGGTCGCCGAGGTCGAGGAGGCGGCGCCCGGCAGGGGCGGTGACTGGCTCGAGTCCCGGCTGCACATGACCGGGCTCCGCGACCTGACCACCGGGACGCAGCGGGTGCGGCGCCTGTTCGACCTGGACGCCGATCCGTACGCGGTCGCGGAACGGCTGTCCGCGGACCCGTCGCTGGGGGCCCTGGCCCGCGCCCGCCCCGGGCTGCGCGCTCCCGGGGCGGCGGACCCGCACGAACTGGCGGTGCGGGCGGTGCTCGGGCAGCAGGTCTCCGTGGCGGCGGGACGCCGGCTCGGCGCGGCCCTGGTCGCCGCCCACGGCGAGCCGCTGGCGGCACCGAGCGGTGGCCTGACGCATCTGTTCCCCGACGCGGACGCCCTCGCCCGGGCGTCGCTGGAGGCGGTCGGCATGCCGGAGGCCCGGCGGGAGACGCTGCGCGGCCTGGCCCGCGCCCTCGCCGTCGGCGAGGTCGTCCTCGACCCGGGCGCGGACCGGGACGGCGCGGAGAAGGGCCTGCTCGCGCTGCGCGGCATCGGGCCGTGGACGGCCGGCTACATCCGGATGCGCGCCCTGGGCGATCCCGACGTGCTGCTGGAGGGCGACGTCGCCGTGCGCGCGGGGGCCGCGCGTGCCGGTGTGCCACTGGAGGACGCCGAGGGCTGGCGGCCGTGGCGCACCTACGCGATGCACCTGCTGTGGAGCGCCGGTTGA
- a CDS encoding YihY/virulence factor BrkB family protein, with product MARHPQTGVSKPTELPQESWRVVLRRTVKEFWADHLTDWAAALTYYAVLSVFPALLVMVSVVGLLGGPSVKPLIVNASGLAPGPVRDTLTGVLGQLQHGVGRGGLALAIGVVVAVWSSSGYVATFMRAANALYDIDEGRPVWKTLAARFVIPVVLLVVTALIALGVVLTGVLARRAGQVLGVGDAALGVWGIAKWPVMLLLFTLVLALLYWAAPNVKHGGFRWVSPGSILAVVIWAAASALFSFYVSNFSNYNRLYGSLAAIIVFLVWLWISNIAVLLGLEFNAELERARARPDGGPDDSPDETVPKAEPQDTERLHAEEGR from the coding sequence ATGGCCCGCCACCCGCAGACCGGCGTCAGCAAGCCGACCGAGCTCCCCCAGGAGTCCTGGCGCGTGGTGCTCCGGCGCACGGTCAAGGAGTTCTGGGCGGACCACCTGACCGACTGGGCTGCGGCGCTGACCTACTACGCCGTCCTGTCGGTCTTCCCGGCCCTCCTCGTCATGGTCTCGGTCGTCGGCCTGCTGGGCGGCCCCAGCGTCAAACCCCTGATCGTCAACGCGAGCGGGCTCGCGCCCGGACCGGTGCGCGACACGCTGACCGGTGTGCTCGGGCAGTTGCAGCACGGCGTCGGCCGCGGGGGACTCGCCCTCGCGATCGGCGTCGTGGTCGCCGTGTGGTCGTCCTCCGGCTACGTGGCGACCTTCATGCGGGCCGCCAACGCCCTCTACGACATCGACGAGGGCAGGCCCGTGTGGAAGACCCTGGCCGCCCGATTCGTCATTCCCGTGGTGCTGTTGGTGGTGACGGCGCTCATCGCGCTCGGCGTGGTCCTCACCGGAGTCCTGGCCCGCAGGGCGGGTCAGGTGCTGGGAGTCGGCGACGCCGCGCTCGGCGTGTGGGGGATCGCCAAATGGCCCGTGATGCTCCTGCTGTTCACTCTGGTCCTCGCGCTGCTGTACTGGGCCGCGCCCAACGTGAAGCACGGCGGCTTCCGATGGGTGAGCCCCGGCAGCATCCTGGCCGTGGTCATCTGGGCCGCCGCCTCCGCTCTCTTCAGCTTCTACGTGTCCAACTTCAGCAACTACAACCGGCTCTACGGCAGCCTGGCGGCGATCATCGTCTTCCTCGTCTGGCTGTGGATCTCGAACATCGCCGTCCTCCTCGGCCTGGAGTTCAACGCCGAGCTCGAACGGGCGCGGGCGCGCCCGGACGGGGGCCCGGACGACAGTCCGGACGAGACAGTGCCCAAGGCCGAACCGCAGGACACCGAGCGCCTCCACGCCGAGGAAGGGCGATGA
- a CDS encoding PaaI family thioesterase, producing the protein MTETTGPALDPEAAGAFLRAVGLRFDAISAQEVTAHLEVTEDHHTPWGITHGGLHTTVIESVASVGASHAVRSEGRFAVGVSNQTDFLLPYVKGRLDVRGTPLQQGRSLQLWLVVITDAEGRTIARGQVRLFNRSLPAQ; encoded by the coding sequence ATGACGGAGACGACCGGCCCCGCCCTCGACCCGGAGGCCGCCGGTGCCTTCCTGCGCGCCGTCGGGCTGCGCTTCGACGCGATCAGCGCGCAGGAGGTTACCGCCCACCTGGAGGTCACCGAGGACCACCACACCCCGTGGGGGATCACCCACGGCGGCCTCCACACCACCGTCATCGAGAGCGTGGCGAGCGTCGGCGCCTCCCACGCGGTGCGCTCCGAGGGCCGGTTCGCCGTCGGCGTGAGCAACCAGACCGACTTCCTGCTCCCGTACGTCAAGGGCCGCCTCGACGTCCGCGGCACACCCCTGCAGCAGGGTCGGAGCCTGCAGCTGTGGCTGGTGGTGATCACGGACGCCGAGGGCCGGACCATCGCCCGCGGGCAGGTACGGCTGTTCAACCGGTCGCTGCCCGCGCAGTGA
- a CDS encoding alpha-ketoglutarate-dependent dioxygenase AlkB: protein MSALIPRPRLQVAPGAVHVPGWLTLDQQRELVVACRAWAMGPVPIRHTRLPRGGVMSVRTVCIGWHWQPYRYTRTAGDVNGARVAPFPDWMVDLGRRALVEAYEDPAAGDGYTPDTALINFYDGDAKLGMHQDKDERSAAPVVSLTIGDTCVFRFGNTESRNRPYTDLELASGDLFVFGGPSRFAYHAVPKVHPGTGDPATGLASGRLNITMRVTGLDDGTRGRAPRR from the coding sequence GTGAGCGCGCTCATCCCGCGTCCCCGGCTGCAGGTGGCGCCGGGCGCGGTGCACGTGCCGGGCTGGCTCACCCTGGACCAGCAGCGGGAGCTGGTCGTCGCGTGCCGCGCCTGGGCCATGGGCCCGGTCCCGATCCGGCACACCCGCCTCCCCCGCGGCGGGGTGATGTCGGTGCGCACGGTCTGCATCGGCTGGCACTGGCAGCCCTATCGCTACACCCGTACCGCTGGCGACGTGAACGGCGCGCGGGTGGCCCCCTTCCCCGACTGGATGGTGGACCTGGGCCGCCGCGCCCTGGTCGAGGCGTACGAGGACCCGGCGGCAGGTGACGGCTACACCCCGGACACCGCGCTGATCAACTTCTACGACGGCGACGCCAAGCTCGGCATGCACCAGGACAAGGACGAGCGCAGCGCCGCCCCCGTCGTGTCGCTGACCATCGGCGACACCTGTGTGTTCCGCTTCGGGAACACCGAGAGCCGCAACCGCCCCTACACGGACCTGGAGCTGGCCTCCGGCGACCTGTTCGTCTTCGGCGGCCCGTCCCGCTTCGCCTACCACGCGGTGCCGAAGGTCCACCCGGGCACGGGTGACCCGGCCACGGGTCTCGCCTCCGGCCGGCTGAACATCACGATGCGCGTCACGGGACTGGACGACGGGACGCGGGGGCGGGCGCCGCGGCGTTGA
- a CDS encoding MFS transporter, with product MRTYQELFRTREFTPLFLVSTGQVAAQTVSGLALSTLVYDATGSPLLSAVAMFGPSLAQVVGATTLLSAADRLPPRAALTAVALLFALGTAVLAVPGLPMWAVFVILAVEGLVASLGGGVRYGLLHEVLPKGGFLLGRSVLNMATGTMQICGFAAGGLLLAALSPRGVLLAGAALYLTAAAAALTGLRPRPPRAGGRPSAAETWRTNVLLWSARPRRYVYLALWVPNGLIVGCESLFVPYAPDHAGLLLAAAACGMLAGDTMAGRFVPPWWRERAGAALRLLLAAPYLLFALHPALPLAASVVAVASVGYAASLLLQERLMALTPDELSGHALGLHSSGMLACQGLGAALAGAVAQHTSPATAMTVMAAVSVAVTLVLAPGLRPGAADAVNAAAPAPASRRPVP from the coding sequence ATGCGCACCTACCAAGAACTCTTCCGCACACGGGAGTTCACCCCGCTCTTCCTGGTCTCCACCGGACAGGTCGCGGCGCAGACGGTGAGCGGGCTGGCCCTGAGCACCCTGGTCTACGACGCCACGGGCTCGCCGCTGCTGTCCGCCGTCGCCATGTTCGGCCCGTCCCTCGCGCAGGTGGTGGGCGCGACGACACTGCTGTCGGCGGCCGACCGGCTGCCGCCGCGTGCCGCGCTCACGGCGGTCGCCCTGCTCTTCGCCCTGGGCACCGCCGTTCTGGCCGTCCCCGGTCTGCCGATGTGGGCCGTCTTCGTCATCCTGGCCGTCGAAGGCCTGGTGGCGTCACTGGGCGGCGGAGTGCGCTACGGACTGCTCCACGAGGTCCTGCCCAAGGGCGGCTTCCTGCTGGGCCGTTCCGTGCTGAACATGGCGACCGGCACCATGCAGATCTGCGGCTTCGCCGCCGGCGGCCTGCTGCTGGCCGCACTCTCCCCCCGCGGCGTCCTGCTCGCCGGTGCGGCGCTCTACCTCACGGCCGCGGCCGCCGCCCTGACCGGACTGCGCCCCAGGCCCCCGCGCGCGGGCGGCCGCCCCTCGGCGGCCGAGACCTGGCGGACCAACGTACTGCTGTGGTCGGCCCGGCCGCGCCGCTATGTGTACCTGGCGCTCTGGGTTCCCAACGGCCTGATCGTCGGCTGCGAGTCGCTCTTCGTGCCCTATGCGCCCGACCACGCCGGGCTGCTCCTGGCCGCCGCGGCCTGCGGCATGCTCGCCGGCGACACGATGGCCGGCCGGTTCGTCCCGCCGTGGTGGCGCGAACGCGCGGGCGCCGCGCTGCGACTGCTGCTCGCGGCCCCCTACCTGCTCTTCGCCCTGCACCCGGCGCTGCCCCTGGCGGCGTCCGTCGTCGCCGTCGCCTCCGTCGGCTACGCGGCGAGCCTGCTGCTGCAGGAGCGGCTGATGGCCCTCACCCCGGACGAACTCAGCGGTCACGCCCTCGGGCTGCACTCCTCGGGCATGCTCGCCTGCCAGGGCCTGGGCGCCGCGCTGGCCGGTGCCGTCGCCCAGCACACCTCCCCGGCCACCGCGATGACGGTCATGGCCGCGGTCTCCGTTGCCGTCACCCTGGTGCTGGCCCCCGGCCTGCGCCCTGGCGCCGCGGACGCCGTCAACGCCGCGGCGCCCGCCCCCGCGTCCCGTCGTCCAGTCCCGTGA